The following DNA comes from Triticum aestivum cultivar Chinese Spring chromosome 3D, IWGSC CS RefSeq v2.1, whole genome shotgun sequence.
TGGGAGACGTTATTCCTACTAagggacatcgccgccgccacacAGCGAATCTAACAAGAACGAGAACGGGGTCCCTCCCACCGGCGAGGGACCGAGATCATCCATACCTCCATGGCCTAGAGGCCATCGGAGATGGGGCGGACTGGCGGCGGCGCTAACGGGAGGAAAAGGGCTTTTCTTGTGGAGGAGGAAAGAGATATGCATAGATAACTATCAATTTTTTTATGTAATTATAACTAGCGAACGTTCGCTGTAGGGGAGATGGCAAATGAACCATCTTAGATGACAACTTCAGTTATGAAACAAGACATTTAAAACAAAAATTGCCTTCTCATGAAAACAAATGCCATATCGCTTGAAGAAATTGCCACCTTTACCACTGCCGCACAAGTAAAAACGCCATGCGAGCGTTCGCAAATGCCACCCTACCTGGCTAACGTTCGTCAGATAAGGGTTCCTCTTTTTAATACGGTATAGACATAGACGcttatatacacacacatatacttacccctataaacgcacacacgcatacTTTATCCCTATGAGCATCTCCAAGAGACTAAGCCGACATATAATCTTGCAAATGACAAGTTGCCTCATACGTCTATGTAGTCAACTGAAACCTCTCCTATCACTGACCGCACATCATAAgacctgaaataaattcaggaaaataTGGGCATTGGTGTCAAGTCTAGGATTTAAATTTTGATAACTTATATACCACTGTCCTACTAACCATTTAACCATAAGTTGGTTCGCGACGAACTATCATGTTTACCTATGTCAAGATGTGCTATAAACAAAACAGGGCTGAATAATTAAAAAATTTGCAAGGGCACGCACCTACCGAAATGCCTACAACCGTCTATCTACGCGGTGATCCGGACACATGTTTCCACGGAAATTGGTTGAAAACTGGATGGAAATTCTTTAACTGCCTGAATACGAGAAAGTATACGTGTTTATTCTATACAATACTTTGGCGAGCCCTTCTTATACATCTTTCTATCTGTGTGTATGCTACGTCTCCCATTCCGTTACATACTCTTTTCTTTTTGCGAGAGATTACATACTCTTTTCCACGAGTTGCATgcactattcttcttcttcttcttcattcgtCCCTGTCGTGTTCTGCTCTTATGTTCAAGTTTTGTTTCCTTCTCTTTCTTTTATATTTGCTTTCCCTATGTCCATTTACTTCCCTTTATGCCATCTTCATTCATCCGTTCGTCCTGTCCTACCCCTTCGCTAATTTAATGCATCGTTCTTTTGATGAAAAATTGATACATTTTCCCCAACTTTTGTGGTTCCAATACTGCTTCCTCCTGTTCATTCTATATTCATTTTCCTTCTCTGCAATAATTTTTCTTTATGTAATGTCCACTCAATACCTCCTCTCCTGCAATTATTTTCCTTTCCTGCTCTTATGTGAATGATGCCGCTCCTTTCCTGCCAATTCTTTTTCCCTAAACCTGCAAGTTTCTGTTGCGATGCCATGTCGCGAACCAAACAGAGGAGACATGCCTGCATCTGATCTTCTATAATTCAGAATAAGGAGGGTGGTATATATGATCACATGATCGAAACATTTATGATTTCTTCTGTTTCGTGATCCACATACTATATATATGTATGCAATACATGTTCAGTTTTTCTAAACTGAAAATGGCTCCTCCACCATGAACAGGTACCATGGGGTTTGACTAATGTATCAtcaaagtttttttttttgaaccgggctaATCAATCAAAGAATGTGAAGCTAGGTTTGGACTTATAACTCTATCCTCTCGTACAGTATGTAAACTTGGAGTACTACCTGAATGAAGCTTCATCATTTGCCTGCTTACAGGCGCTGTTGCTCCTTAATTCAGACAGTGCTGTCGAAGTCACTCTTCTCCAAGAGCGTCTGCAAGAGCGGAGTCACCTTGCCCTTCTGGTGCGTCTGCTCGGAGCACCTGAGCAGCTTCTGCAGCACGTACTTCATGGTCGGCCGCGACGACGGCGACTCTGTCGTGCACATCAGGCCTAGCCTGAACACGAATTCGATCTCCTCGGAGAATCCCGCGTTTCTGATGCGACTGTCTGTGGCTCCGTCGATGCTTCCTCCTGATTGGCACAGGCGCCGCGCCCATTCCGCCAGGGACCCGTCCTCGCCGCCGTCGTTGGCCGCCCGCCCGAGCTCCAGGAGCACcacgccgaagctgtacacgtccACCTTCTCCGTCACACTCGTCGTGTTAGCGCACTCTGCACATCAGCATATGAAGGTGTGAAAATTTAGCTACTGACGAGTGACGACCAGGGATGGTTCGGTTCCTTACCTGGAGCCATGTAGCCGAACGACCAGGCAACGGCGGACATGGTGTCGGGCGTGCCGGCCTGCACCAGCATCCTAGCCAGCCCGAAGTCTGCGACCTTGGTTCGGAACTCGGAGTCCAGCAAGATGTTGCTGGTCTTGACGTTCCGGTGAACGATGGGCGGGGAGCACTCGTGGTGCAGGTAGCGGAGCCCCTGCGCGGCGCCGACGGCGACTCTGATCCTCGTGGGCCAGTCCAAACCACCCTCGTTGGACGACGCGGAGTGCCCGGCGCCGTGGGGGAGAGCGTGCCTGTGGAGCCACCCGTCGAGGCTGCCGTTGTCCATGTGGTCGTACACGAGGAGCTTGTCGCCGGAGTCGGCGTGGGAGAGGCAGCACAGGAGCCTGACGATGTTCTTGTGCCGGACGCCGCCGAGGATGCTGGCCTCCGACTCGAACTCGCGCTCCAGCCTCTCTTCCACCTTCCCGGCGCTCCGTATTTTCTTCACGGCAGCGGCGCCGGCCTTGCCGTTGTACCGGTTGGTGTACGCGGCGCGGTACACGCGTCCCGACCCGCCGCTGCCGACGAGGTTCTCTTCGGTCAGCGCCCGGAGTATGGCCGCCTCCCCGAAATCCAGGGTCTGAAAAGGCGTGATCTTCCAGCTACCGCCCTGTGCCGCGCGCTTCCTTTTCCTGATGTCGCGGACGATGAAGAAGGCGAAGGCCATGATAAGGACAAGGAGCACGCCGGCAGCGACAGGAGGCCAGTGCGGAGCTCCGGCGAGACGCCCCCGGAGGAGAAGATGGCTTGTGATCTCGCAGCACAGTAGCGCGCCGGTGAGGTAGCCGGGGCCCAGACCGGCATGGCAGAGGCCGGGGTTGTCGAGGAAGCTCCGGTCGTAAGCGGCGATGGCGAGTCCTGCCGGTACATGGCCGTCGAGCTGGTTGGATGACAGGTTGAGCGAGCTGAGCTTTAGCTTGGCAAGCGGTGGCGGTATGTCGCCGGATAGCTTGTTTGATGACAGGTCAAGCGCGTTGAGCACCCGCATGGCGCCCAATTCAGCCGGTATCTCGCCGGCGAGCTGATTCTTGCTCAGGTCCAACTGCGTCAGCAAGCGGAGCTTGGCTACGCTCCTCGGGATCTCGCCAGAGAGCTGGTTACCTGACAAGTTCATCGTCTGCAGCAGCGGCACGCCGTTGCCGATGTCGGCAGGGAGCTCGCCGTGGAGGTAGGTAAGTGACAAATCGAGGTGCCGGAGCGAAGCGCACCGGTAGATGCTGGTCGGGAAGGCGCCGGCGATGTGGTTGTTGGAGAGGTTGAGGCTCCTGAGGCTGGAGAGGCCGCCGATGGCGTCCGGGAACGAGCCGGCGACGCAGGCGTTGGCGAGGGAGAGGCTCGTGACGCGCCCGGAGGACGCGTCGCAGATCACGTAGGGCCAGGTGCAGTGGTCGCTGGAGCTGTTCCATGCCGCCAGCACGGGCGGGTCGCCCCACGCGCGCTTGATCCGGATGAGAAGCTGCCCCTCACGGGCGGTCTGGGCGCCCGCGCGGTGCAGGAGgcagcaggggaggaggaggaggagcacgaggGATGGTAAGGTGGCCATGACTAGAGTCGTTTCTGGGCTGGGCTTCTTCgtgagtatttaacaaaaaaaacTACCACGTCTCGTGAAAG
Coding sequences within:
- the LOC123079057 gene encoding leucine-rich repeat receptor-like kinase protein THICK TASSEL DWARF1 — its product is MATLPSLVLLLLLPCCLLHRAGAQTAREGQLLIRIKRAWGDPPVLAAWNSSSDHCTWPYVICDASSGRVTSLSLANACVAGSFPDAIGGLSSLRSLNLSNNHIAGAFPTSIYRCASLRHLDLSLTYLHGELPADIGNGVPLLQTMNLSGNQLSGEIPRSVAKLRLLTQLDLSKNQLAGEIPAELGAMRVLNALDLSSNKLSGDIPPPLAKLKLSSLNLSSNQLDGHVPAGLAIAAYDRSFLDNPGLCHAGLGPGYLTGALLCCEITSHLLLRGRLAGAPHWPPVAAGVLLVLIMAFAFFIVRDIRKRKRAAQGGSWKITPFQTLDFGEAAILRALTEENLVGSGGSGRVYRAAYTNRYNGKAGAAAVKKIRSAGKVEERLEREFESEASILGGVRHKNIVRLLCCLSHADSGDKLLVYDHMDNGSLDGWLHRHALPHGAGHSASSNEGGLDWPTRIRVAVGAAQGLRYLHHECSPPIVHRNVKTSNILLDSEFRTKVADFGLARMLVQAGTPDTMSAVAWSFGYMAPECANTTSVTEKVDVYSFGVVLLELGRAANDGGEDGSLAEWARRLCQSGGSIDGATDSRIRNAGFSEEIEFVFRLGLMCTTESPSSRPTMKYVLQKLLRCSEQTHQKGKVTPLLQTLLEKSDFDSTV